AATAGCTCCCTCGCGCTGTCGAAGGGGGTGATTGTGTCGTCGCGTGATTGCAGGAAAAGCTTCGGAACGCCGATGCGGTCGATGTGAGAGAGTGGGTTGAGGTCGGCGGGAATCCGTGTATACGCCAGAGGCGAGGGCGTGATGCCGAGCCCGATGAATGAGAGCGGCGGCAAGGATTCGGTGATGAAGCTGCCCTCGAGCATAACTCCCACGACTCGTTCGGGGTCATCCGCGGCGATTGCCATGGTCGGCAGGGTGCCCATGGAGAGTCCGAACATCACGATCTTTTCGGTGCCGGGCTCGGTGCGTTCCAGCAACTTCGCGAACGCCAGCCTGGCATCAGAGAGGATATTGTTGATGGTGATGACACTGAGATTCTCGCCGAATCCCTGGTAGTCGTAGATGAAGACATGGTATCCCATATTGTGCAGTAGTTCATAGTGGGCGAGATGGCTGCTGCGATTGTTGACGGCTCCGTGGCTGATGAAGACGGTTCCCTTCGCATTTTCAGCGGGAATGAACCATGCGAAGATCGACCCGGCGGGTGAGCCGATGCGGACCGTCTCGAAAGTCAAACCGAGCTGGGATGGCAGGGGATAAACAAGGTGGATCGCCGGTAATGGGAAGATTCCGCTGTCTGTGACGAACGCGCCGCAGCCGGTGCCGCCGAACAGGGCGATCAGCGCGGCGGCGAGCATTGCAAGTCGCGGGCGTCGTCGGGCGGTCTTACGGGACGGGGGAGGCAACTGATTCGGGAGCATCTTAGGCCGATCGGCACTCGGGCCGGCATGTCCTGGACAATTGGCTTGCGCAGCCTGCGAGGGTCGACAGGATTGGGTCAGGAAACATCAAAGCGTATTTTAGCATGGCGGCTGAGATTTCAAGCGCTGGCCGACGCGGTCGTTTGGTTTGAAAGCCGTCCTGCCCGCGATTAAACTCATTGAATAATTCGGAACATTCGGGCGCGCGGATCGAAAACCAGAGGCCTGGCACAGCCATGAATACACGTCAGCAAGTTCGTGAATACCTGTTCGGCACACTGATTCCGACGGAGCGCCATGCATGGCCGGCGGATGACGTGAGTCTTTTCGATCACGGCATGGACTCGCTTCGACTGATGCAAATGCTGGTGTTCGTCGAGGATACGCTGAAGGTCCGCCTGCCGGACGAGGAGGTGACACCCGAGCGGATAGAAACGGTCAATTCGCTTGTCGAGTGGATCGACTCCCGGCGATGATTGAAAATGATGGACGATTCCTCGCTGTATACCCTTCTTGAGAACGCCGCTTCTCGGCACGGCAGCCGGCCATCCGTCGAGTTCGGCGGCACAAGCCTGTCCTATCGCCATCTGCATGCGCGTGCGTCGGACTTTGCGGGATTATTGGAGTCGGTTGGTGCGGGGCCGGGTGTGCGCGTCGCGTTCTGCTTCAGAAAATCGATCGAGGCGATTGTTGCGATGTTCGGACTGATCCGGGCGGGGGCAACCTATGTGCCGATCGATCCGGCCTGGCCCGCAGAGCGAGTGCAGGCGATTGTGGGCGACGCGGGAATCACCATCTGGGTCGGCAGCGGCAATCCGCCGGCCGGCGTGACAGGTGTTGAACTTGTATTCGCGAATCCTGATGAGTCCGCCATGGC
This genomic interval from Phycisphaerae bacterium contains the following:
- a CDS encoding alpha/beta fold hydrolase — its product is MLPNQLPPPSRKTARRRPRLAMLAAALIALFGGTGCGAFVTDSGIFPLPAIHLVYPLPSQLGLTFETVRIGSPAGSIFAWFIPAENAKGTVFISHGAVNNRSSHLAHYELLHNMGYHVFIYDYQGFGENLSVITINNILSDARLAFAKLLERTEPGTEKIVMFGLSMGTLPTMAIAADDPERVVGVMLEGSFITESLPPLSFIGLGITPSPLAYTRIPADLNPLSHIDRIGVPKLFLQSRDDTITPFDSARELFDLATTPKYFVPLSGLHTYSVIFDPSYGPRIEEFLNAVTGN
- a CDS encoding acyl carrier protein; this encodes MNTRQQVREYLFGTLIPTERHAWPADDVSLFDHGMDSLRLMQMLVFVEDTLKVRLPDEEVTPERIETVNSLVEWIDSRR